A section of the Streptomyces sp. CG1 genome encodes:
- a CDS encoding bifunctional sugar phosphate isomerase/epimerase/4-hydroxyphenylpyruvate dioxygenase family protein, which yields MHTSIATVSLSGSLTEKLAAAARAGFGGVEIFENDLLASPLAPEEVRARCADLGLSIDLYQPLRDIEAVPDDVFARNLRRARHKFALMERLGADTVLVCSSVSPDAVDDDSLAARQLVQLANEAHEFGIRVAYEALAWGRHVSTYDHAWRIVEAAGHPALGVCLDSFHILSRCSGPKDLAGIADIPGDKIFFLQLADAPLLVMDVLQWSRHHRCFPGQGGFDLAGLLRHVLAAGYRGPLSLEVFNDVFRQSDAGSTAVDAHRSLLLLREAAGAGALPPAVVPTGVAFAELLTPDAEPVTALLTALGFTRAARHRGKPVDLWQRGAARILVNTAATARRDGTRLAAIGLESPDPAGAARRAEALLAPVLPRRRGPEDAPLDAVAAPDGTELFFCATATATATATATATAAFAATASTSATASAAVADPELPDWRADFAGLPDTPAPSDTRIDHLALTQPWHHFDEATLFHRSVLGLTAQDSVDLADPYGLLRSRAVADADGNVRIALSVGAAPSDDTVHAQHIALATDDVVAAARRFREAGGRLLPVPANYHDDLAARYEFADGELETYRELGILYDRDAHGAFRHCYTETVGRVFFELVQRDPGYQGYGAVNAPVRLAAQHGRR from the coding sequence ATGCACACATCCATCGCCACTGTCTCCCTCAGTGGTTCCCTCACCGAGAAGCTCGCCGCCGCCGCTCGTGCCGGGTTCGGCGGGGTGGAGATCTTCGAGAACGACCTTCTCGCCAGCCCCCTCGCTCCCGAGGAGGTCCGGGCCCGGTGCGCCGACCTCGGGCTCAGCATCGACCTCTACCAGCCGCTGCGCGACATCGAGGCCGTCCCGGACGACGTCTTCGCCCGCAATCTGCGGCGCGCCCGGCACAAGTTCGCGCTGATGGAGCGGCTCGGCGCCGACACCGTCCTCGTGTGCTCCAGCGTCTCGCCCGACGCCGTGGACGACGACTCCCTGGCGGCGCGACAGCTCGTCCAACTGGCCAACGAGGCACATGAGTTCGGGATTCGGGTGGCGTACGAGGCGCTCGCCTGGGGACGGCACGTCAGCACCTATGACCATGCCTGGCGGATCGTCGAGGCCGCCGGCCACCCTGCGCTCGGCGTCTGTCTGGACAGCTTCCATATCCTCTCCCGCTGCTCCGGCCCCAAGGACCTCGCAGGAATTGCCGACATACCCGGCGACAAGATCTTCTTCCTGCAGCTCGCGGACGCTCCGCTGCTCGTCATGGACGTCCTGCAGTGGAGCCGTCACCACCGCTGCTTCCCCGGTCAGGGCGGGTTCGACCTCGCCGGGCTGCTCCGGCACGTCCTCGCCGCCGGCTATCGCGGCCCGCTGTCCCTGGAGGTGTTCAACGACGTCTTCCGGCAGTCCGACGCCGGATCCACCGCCGTCGACGCCCACCGCTCGCTGCTGCTCCTGCGGGAGGCCGCCGGTGCCGGTGCGCTGCCGCCGGCCGTCGTCCCCACCGGGGTCGCCTTCGCCGAACTCCTCACTCCCGACGCCGAACCCGTCACCGCGCTGCTGACCGCCCTCGGTTTCACCCGCGCCGCCCGGCACCGCGGCAAGCCCGTCGACCTGTGGCAGCGGGGTGCGGCCCGGATCCTGGTCAACACCGCCGCCACTGCCCGCCGCGACGGCACCCGGCTCGCCGCGATCGGCCTCGAGTCCCCGGATCCGGCCGGTGCCGCCCGTCGCGCGGAGGCGCTGCTCGCCCCCGTGCTGCCTCGCCGACGCGGCCCCGAGGACGCCCCGCTCGACGCCGTCGCGGCCCCCGACGGCACGGAACTGTTCTTCTGCGCCACAGCCACAGCCACAGCCACAGCCACAGCCACAGCCACAGCCGCATTCGCAGCCACAGCCTCCACCAGCGCCACCGCCTCCGCTGCGGTCGCCGACCCCGAACTCCCCGACTGGCGGGCCGACTTCGCCGGCCTGCCCGACACTCCGGCGCCCTCGGACACCCGCATCGATCACCTCGCCCTCACCCAGCCCTGGCACCACTTCGACGAGGCCACGCTCTTCCACCGCAGCGTCCTCGGTCTGACCGCGCAGGACAGCGTCGACCTCGCCGACCCCTACGGCCTGCTGCGCAGCCGCGCGGTCGCCGACGCCGACGGGAACGTCCGGATCGCGCTGTCCGTGGGCGCGGCGCCGAGTGACGACACGGTGCACGCCCAGCACATCGCCCTGGCCACGGACGATGTGGTGGCGGCCGCCCGTCGCTTCCGGGAGGCGGGCGGCCGCCTGCTGCCGGTGCCTGCGAATTACCACGACGACCTCGCCGCCCGGTACGAGTTCGCCGACGGTGAGCTGGAGACGTACCGCGAACTCGGCATCCTCTACGACCGCGACGCCCACGGCGCGTTCCGGCACTGCTACACCGAGACCGTCGGCCGGGTCTTCTTCGAACTCGTCCAGCGCGATCCCGGCTACCAGGGTTACGGCGCGGTGAACGCACCGGTACGACTTGCGGCCCAGCACGGGCGGCGGTGA
- a CDS encoding ArnT family glycosyltransferase: protein MPSPVAQQPLSHAPPPTAPASPIPDRADRYERPVLAAIAVIAAVLCLWGLGDSTYHAFYASAVRSMTDSPSDFFYGAFDPAGSITLDKLPGFLWPQAVSALVFGFHPWALVLPQAMEMVGCVLLLHLLVRRWAGVPAGLLAAAFFTLTPVTVGLGRSVTEDAPFVLLLLLAAEATWRATERGRPRILLLAGVWVGLAFQCKMLEAWAVVPALAAAYLVAAPVPRRRRIGHVALAGAVTVAVSLSWMLVAALTPTGARPYLDGTTDDSPFALVVGYNFLTRFHAVGIDAAGSGSIVASRAVRAGQHLGPGMGDGLGKMFSPGLATQTGWLYPLAALGLVGGLLALRRSRVPRTDRLFAGYVLWGVWCLTFFAVFSFGSVTGHTYYMGVVAVAVAALAAVGVVRFRRSRVLAVFLAVDVVWCAALSLRYPHFQPWSAPFAVALGLIALLLDGLRRPGALATALAAVLLVPAVWTASALSLRYNQPGAFGRVGPTSTRAGTAPAPLGPQHRRLLAYLTAHRDGARYLAAVPGWQSAAPYILSADAPVLPMGGFTGEVPYPAPAAFRHLMDTGQLRYVVLTADTFRARTPAGGLARWTAAHCARVPSAAFDPRDQTRLLYHCGPVHQG from the coding sequence ATGCCCAGCCCCGTCGCCCAGCAGCCGCTGAGCCACGCCCCGCCGCCGACCGCACCCGCCTCGCCGATACCGGACCGCGCCGACCGCTACGAGCGGCCGGTGCTCGCCGCCATCGCCGTGATCGCCGCCGTGCTGTGCCTGTGGGGCCTCGGCGACAGCACCTACCACGCGTTCTACGCGAGCGCGGTGCGCAGCATGACCGACAGCCCGTCCGACTTCTTCTACGGCGCCTTCGACCCGGCGGGCTCCATCACCCTGGACAAGCTGCCCGGCTTCCTGTGGCCGCAGGCCGTCTCGGCGCTGGTGTTCGGCTTCCACCCGTGGGCGCTGGTGCTGCCCCAGGCCATGGAGATGGTGGGCTGTGTCCTGCTGCTCCATCTGCTGGTGCGCCGGTGGGCCGGGGTGCCCGCCGGGCTGCTCGCCGCCGCGTTCTTCACGCTCACCCCGGTGACGGTGGGCCTCGGCCGCTCGGTCACCGAGGACGCCCCGTTCGTGCTGCTTCTGCTGCTGGCCGCCGAGGCCACCTGGCGGGCCACCGAGCGGGGCCGCCCGCGCATCCTGCTGCTCGCGGGTGTCTGGGTGGGCCTCGCCTTCCAGTGCAAGATGCTGGAGGCGTGGGCAGTGGTGCCCGCGCTGGCCGCGGCCTACCTCGTCGCCGCCCCCGTCCCACGCCGCCGCCGGATCGGCCATGTGGCCCTGGCCGGCGCGGTGACCGTGGCGGTGTCGCTGTCCTGGATGCTGGTGGCCGCCCTCACTCCGACCGGTGCCCGCCCGTACCTCGACGGGACCACTGACGACTCGCCGTTCGCGCTGGTCGTCGGCTACAACTTCCTGACCCGTTTCCACGCCGTCGGCATAGACGCGGCCGGCAGCGGCAGCATCGTGGCGAGCCGGGCGGTCCGCGCGGGTCAGCACCTGGGACCGGGGATGGGCGACGGCTTGGGGAAGATGTTCAGCCCGGGGCTGGCCACCCAGACCGGCTGGCTGTATCCGCTGGCCGCGCTCGGTCTCGTCGGCGGGCTGCTGGCGCTCAGGCGGAGCCGTGTCCCGCGCACCGACCGGCTGTTCGCCGGGTATGTGCTCTGGGGTGTGTGGTGCCTGACGTTCTTCGCCGTGTTCAGTTTCGGCAGCGTCACCGGCCACACGTACTACATGGGGGTCGTCGCGGTGGCCGTGGCCGCGCTCGCCGCGGTGGGGGTCGTCCGGTTCCGCCGCTCCCGTGTGCTCGCCGTCTTCCTCGCCGTGGACGTCGTATGGTGTGCGGCCCTGTCGTTGCGGTACCCGCACTTCCAGCCCTGGTCGGCGCCGTTCGCGGTCGCCCTCGGGCTGATCGCCCTGCTGCTCGATGGTCTGCGCCGGCCGGGCGCGCTGGCCACCGCCCTCGCCGCCGTCCTGCTGGTCCCGGCCGTGTGGACGGCCTCCGCGCTGTCCCTGCGCTACAACCAGCCCGGCGCCTTCGGCCGGGTCGGCCCCACCAGCACCCGCGCCGGCACCGCACCGGCCCCCCTCGGGCCCCAGCACCGGCGGCTGCTCGCCTACCTGACCGCGCACCGCGACGGCGCCCGCTACCTGGCCGCCGTTCCCGGCTGGCAGAGCGCCGCGCCGTACATCCTTTCCGCCGACGCACCCGTGCTGCCGATGGGCGGCTTCACCGGCGAGGTCCCGTACCCGGCGCCCGCCGCCTTCCGTCACCTCATGGACACCGGACAGCTGCGCTACGTCGTCCTGACGGCCGATACCTTCCGGGCACGCACCCCGGCCGGGGGCCTGGCCCGCTGGACCGCCGCCCACTGCGCGCGCGTTCCGTCGGCCGCCTTCGACCCCCGTGACCAGACCCGGCTGCTGTATCACTGCGGCCCGGTCCACCAGGGGTGA
- a CDS encoding histidine phosphatase family protein, protein MGDLLLVRHGETEWSRSGRHTSWTDLPLTGHGEEQAKSLAPLLTDRTYALALASPLGRAIRTAELAGLTGVVPDPDLHEWDYGGYEGITTADIHRARPGWDLWTDGVPPGPEGRPGESPEQIGARADRVLARLAPALADGDVILVAHAHVLRVLTARRLGLPPAEGRLFQLATGTVSRLSTEHGRPVIAEWNRQP, encoded by the coding sequence GTGGGGGACCTCCTGCTGGTCCGCCACGGTGAGACGGAGTGGAGCAGGTCGGGCCGGCACACCAGCTGGACCGACCTGCCCCTGACCGGGCACGGCGAGGAACAGGCCAAGTCCCTCGCCCCGCTGCTCACCGACCGGACCTACGCTCTCGCGCTGGCCAGCCCACTGGGCCGCGCGATACGCACCGCCGAACTGGCTGGCCTGACCGGGGTCGTGCCCGACCCCGACCTGCACGAGTGGGACTACGGCGGCTACGAGGGCATCACCACCGCCGACATCCACCGGGCCCGCCCCGGCTGGGACCTGTGGACAGACGGCGTACCGCCCGGCCCCGAGGGCCGTCCCGGCGAGTCACCCGAGCAGATCGGCGCCCGCGCCGACCGGGTGCTGGCCCGCCTGGCCCCGGCCCTGGCCGACGGGGACGTGATCCTCGTCGCCCACGCCCATGTCCTGCGCGTGCTCACCGCCCGCCGGCTGGGCCTGCCGCCCGCCGAGGGCCGGCTGTTCCAGCTGGCCACGGGCACGGTCAGCCGGCTGTCCACCGAACACGGGCGACCCGTGATCGCGGAGTGGAACAGACAGCCGTAA
- the gnd gene encoding phosphogluconate dehydrogenase (NAD(+)-dependent, decarboxylating), with the protein MQLGLIGLGKMGGNMRERIRRAGHTVIGYDRNPEVSDVKSLAELVEKLDAPRNVWVMVPAGTATQTVVDELGDLLQPGDTVIDGGNSRWTDDEKHAAALAIKGIGFVDAGVSGGVWGLQNGYALMVGGDKEHVERLHPIFEALKPEGPYGYVHAGRVGAGHFSKMVHNGIEYAMMQAYAEGWELLEKVHSVENVREVFRSWQEGTVIRSWLLDLAVNALDEDEHLEKLRGYAEDSGEGRWTVEAAIDNAVPLPAITASLFARFASRQDDSPQMKMIAALRNQFGGHAVETKG; encoded by the coding sequence ATGCAACTCGGTCTCATCGGTCTCGGCAAGATGGGCGGCAACATGCGCGAGCGGATCCGCCGCGCCGGCCACACCGTCATCGGCTACGACCGCAACCCCGAGGTCTCCGACGTCAAGAGCCTCGCCGAACTGGTCGAGAAGCTGGACGCGCCGCGCAACGTGTGGGTGATGGTCCCGGCCGGCACCGCCACGCAGACCGTCGTCGACGAGCTGGGCGATCTGCTGCAGCCCGGTGACACGGTGATCGACGGCGGCAACTCCCGCTGGACGGACGACGAGAAGCACGCCGCCGCGCTGGCCATCAAGGGCATCGGCTTCGTCGACGCCGGTGTCTCCGGCGGTGTGTGGGGCCTGCAGAACGGCTACGCGCTCATGGTCGGCGGCGACAAGGAGCACGTGGAGCGGCTGCACCCGATCTTCGAGGCGCTCAAGCCGGAGGGCCCGTACGGCTACGTGCACGCGGGCCGGGTCGGTGCCGGGCACTTCTCCAAGATGGTCCACAACGGCATCGAGTACGCCATGATGCAGGCCTACGCCGAGGGCTGGGAGCTGCTGGAGAAGGTGCACTCGGTGGAGAACGTCCGCGAGGTCTTCCGCTCCTGGCAGGAGGGGACGGTCATTCGCTCCTGGCTCCTCGACCTCGCGGTCAACGCCCTGGACGAGGACGAGCACCTGGAGAAGCTGCGCGGCTACGCGGAGGACTCCGGTGAGGGCCGCTGGACGGTCGAGGCCGCCATCGACAACGCCGTACCGCTCCCGGCGATCACGGCGTCCCTGTTCGCCCGGTTCGCCTCCCGGCAGGACGACTCCCCGCAGATGAAGATGATCGCGGCGCTGCGCAACCAGTTCGGCGGCCACGCGGTCGAGACGAAGGGCTGA
- the pgi gene encoding glucose-6-phosphate isomerase translates to MAQSEFPKLTSRPEWTALADHRAEGQPRLRELFAADPGRAERYVVRVGDLYLDYSKHLITDETLALLQELATATGVFALRDAMFRGEKINVTERRAVLHTALRAPRDAVVEVDGENVVPKVHAVLDKMAGFADRIRSGEWLGHTGKRIRNVVNIGIGGSDLGPAMAYEVLRPYTARELTFRFVSNVDGADLHEATRDLDPAETLFIVASKTFTTIETITNATSARSWLLKAFDGDEKAVAKHFVALSTNGEKVTEFGIDPDNMFEFWDWVGGRYSYDSAIGLSLMIAIGPGRFREMLDGFRLMDDHFRTAPAEANAPLLLGLLGIWYGNFHDAQSHAVLPYSHYLSKFTAYLQQLDMESNGKSVQRGGEPVEWQTGPVVWGTPGTNGQHAYYQLIHQGTKLIPADFIGFARPVGELSGELKAQHDLLMANFFAQTQALAFGKSAEEVRAEGIPEEQVTHRTFRGDHPTTTILAGELTPSVLGQLIALYEHKVFVQGAVWNIDSFDQWGVELGKVLAKRVEPALTQGADVPGLDPSTTALVAAYRTLKNAQEN, encoded by the coding sequence ATGGCTCAGTCCGAGTTTCCGAAGCTCACCAGCCGGCCCGAGTGGACGGCCCTGGCCGACCACCGCGCCGAGGGGCAGCCGCGCCTGCGCGAGCTGTTCGCGGCGGACCCCGGCCGCGCCGAGCGGTATGTCGTACGGGTCGGCGACCTGTACCTCGACTACAGCAAGCATCTGATCACCGACGAGACCCTGGCCCTGCTCCAGGAACTCGCCACCGCCACCGGCGTGTTCGCGCTGCGGGACGCCATGTTCCGCGGCGAGAAGATCAACGTCACCGAGCGGCGCGCCGTCCTGCACACCGCACTGCGTGCCCCGCGGGACGCGGTGGTCGAGGTCGACGGCGAGAACGTCGTCCCGAAGGTGCACGCGGTGCTGGACAAGATGGCCGGCTTCGCCGACCGGATCCGCTCCGGCGAGTGGCTCGGCCACACCGGCAAGCGCATCAGGAACGTCGTCAACATCGGCATCGGCGGCTCCGACCTCGGCCCGGCGATGGCGTACGAGGTGCTGCGCCCGTACACCGCACGGGAGTTGACGTTCCGGTTCGTGTCGAACGTGGACGGCGCCGACCTGCACGAGGCGACCCGGGACCTGGATCCGGCGGAGACCCTGTTCATCGTCGCGTCCAAGACGTTCACCACGATCGAGACGATCACCAACGCCACCTCGGCGCGCTCCTGGCTGCTGAAGGCCTTCGACGGCGACGAAAAGGCGGTGGCCAAGCACTTTGTCGCCCTGTCGACGAACGGCGAGAAGGTCACCGAGTTCGGCATCGACCCGGACAACATGTTCGAGTTCTGGGACTGGGTCGGCGGCCGCTACTCGTACGACTCGGCGATCGGCCTGTCCCTGATGATCGCGATCGGCCCCGGTCGTTTCCGCGAGATGCTCGACGGCTTCCGGCTGATGGACGACCACTTCCGCACCGCGCCCGCCGAGGCCAACGCCCCGCTGCTGCTCGGCCTGCTGGGCATCTGGTACGGCAACTTCCACGACGCCCAGTCGCACGCGGTGCTGCCGTACAGCCACTACCTGTCGAAGTTCACCGCCTACCTGCAGCAGCTGGACATGGAGTCCAACGGCAAGTCGGTGCAGCGCGGCGGCGAGCCGGTGGAGTGGCAGACCGGGCCGGTCGTCTGGGGCACGCCGGGCACCAACGGGCAGCACGCCTACTACCAGTTGATCCACCAGGGCACCAAGCTGATCCCGGCCGACTTCATCGGCTTCGCCCGGCCCGTCGGCGAGCTGAGCGGCGAACTCAAGGCCCAGCACGATCTGTTGATGGCCAACTTCTTCGCCCAGACCCAGGCCCTGGCCTTCGGCAAGTCCGCCGAGGAGGTCCGCGCGGAGGGCATCCCCGAGGAGCAGGTGACACACCGCACCTTCCGCGGCGACCACCCCACCACCACCATCCTCGCCGGCGAGCTGACCCCGTCCGTGCTCGGCCAGCTGATCGCCCTCTACGAGCACAAGGTGTTCGTGCAGGGCGCGGTGTGGAACATCGACTCCTTCGACCAGTGGGGCGTGGAGCTGGGCAAGGTCCTCGCCAAGCGGGTCGAGCCCGCCCTGACCCAGGGCGCCGACGTACCCGGTCTCGACCCGTCCACCACGGCTCTCGTCGCCGCCTACCGCACCCTCAAGAACGCTCAGGAGAACTGA
- the opcA gene encoding glucose-6-phosphate dehydrogenase assembly protein OpcA, which translates to MKIDLTDTTASKINKALVQGRRAIGTPAVGMVLTMVIVTDEENAYDSIKAAEEASHEHPSRTLVVIKRHARTLRDRTHSRLDAEVRVGSEAGTGETVVLRTYGEVSDHADSVVLPLLLPDAPVVVWWPVDAPDTPSKDPLGALAQRRITDLYAVERPMEVLETRARNYAPGDTDLAWTRLTLWRSMLAAALDQARTQVTSAAVEAEADNPSAELLSRWLEARLAVKVDRVVTAGPVVTAVRLGTANGEIVIDRPEGPLATLTLPGQPPRTLALKVRPTSELIAEELRRLDADEMYAIALKGEAAKENA; encoded by the coding sequence ATGAAGATCGACCTGACCGACACCACGGCAAGCAAGATCAACAAGGCGCTGGTGCAGGGCCGCCGCGCCATCGGCACGCCGGCCGTGGGCATGGTCCTGACGATGGTCATCGTCACGGACGAGGAGAACGCCTACGACTCGATCAAGGCCGCCGAGGAGGCCTCGCACGAGCACCCCTCGCGGACCCTGGTCGTCATCAAGCGGCACGCCCGCACCCTGCGTGACCGCACCCACTCGCGGCTCGACGCCGAGGTCCGGGTCGGCTCCGAGGCCGGCACCGGCGAGACGGTCGTGCTGCGCACCTACGGCGAGGTGTCCGACCACGCCGACTCGGTCGTCCTGCCGCTGCTGCTGCCGGACGCGCCCGTGGTCGTGTGGTGGCCGGTGGACGCGCCCGACACGCCGTCGAAGGACCCGCTCGGCGCGCTGGCCCAGCGGCGGATCACCGACCTGTACGCGGTGGAGCGGCCGATGGAGGTCCTCGAGACCCGCGCCCGCAACTACGCCCCCGGCGACACCGACCTCGCCTGGACCCGGCTGACCCTGTGGCGGTCGATGCTGGCCGCCGCCCTGGACCAGGCCCGGACCCAGGTGACCTCGGCGGCCGTCGAGGCCGAGGCCGACAACCCCAGCGCCGAGCTGCTCTCGCGCTGGCTGGAAGCCCGCCTGGCCGTCAAGGTGGATCGCGTGGTCACCGCGGGCCCGGTCGTCACGGCCGTGCGCCTCGGCACCGCGAACGGCGAGATCGTCATCGACCGCCCCGAGGGCCCCCTCGCGACCCTGACCCTGCCGGGCCAGCCGCCGCGCACCCTGGCCCTGAAGGTCCGCCCCACCTCCGAACTCATCGCCGAGGAGCTGCGCCGCCTCGACGCCGACGAGATGTACGCCATCGCCCTCAAGGGCGAGGCCGCCAAGGAGAACGCCTGA
- the zwf gene encoding glucose-6-phosphate dehydrogenase, whose amino-acid sequence MTDNAPAAPAPAQAPAQVTVPVAPAADWVNALRDTRDRRLPRIAGPSGLVIFGVTGDLSRKKLMPAVYDLANRGLLPPGFSLVGFARREWEDQDFAQVVHDSVREHARTPFREEVWQQLAEGMRFIPGDFDDDTAFKQLKDAVEELDASRGTGGNFAFYLSVPPKFFPKVVQQLKKHGLASPPRGSWRRAVIEKPFGHDLASAIELNAIVHDVFEPDQVFRIDHYLGKETVQNILALRFANQMYEPIWNRSYVDHVQITMAEDIGIGGRAGYYDGIGAARDVIQNHLLQLMALTAMEEPIAFDADALLTEKLKVLKSVRLPEDLGKHTVRGQYAEDWQGGEKVIGYLQEDGIDRKSKTDTYAAVKLGIDNRRWAGVPFYLRTGKRLGRRVTEIAVVFKRAPHSPFDSTATEELGQNAIVIRVQPDEGMTVRFGSKVPGTSMEIRDVSMDFAYGESFTESSPEAYERLILDVLLGDANLFPRHQEVEESWKILDPIEEYWAAHGRPAQYASGSWGPREADEMLARDGRSWRRP is encoded by the coding sequence ATGACCGACAACGCACCCGCCGCCCCGGCACCTGCTCAGGCGCCGGCGCAGGTGACCGTGCCGGTGGCCCCGGCAGCCGACTGGGTGAACGCGCTGCGGGACACCCGAGACCGCCGGCTGCCCCGGATCGCGGGCCCGTCCGGGCTGGTCATCTTCGGTGTGACCGGTGACCTGTCCCGCAAGAAGCTGATGCCGGCGGTGTACGACCTCGCCAACCGCGGTCTGCTGCCGCCGGGCTTCTCCCTCGTCGGCTTCGCCCGCCGGGAGTGGGAGGACCAGGACTTCGCGCAGGTCGTGCACGACTCCGTGCGCGAGCACGCCCGCACCCCGTTCCGCGAGGAGGTGTGGCAGCAGCTCGCCGAGGGCATGCGGTTCATCCCCGGCGACTTCGACGACGACACCGCGTTCAAGCAGCTGAAGGACGCCGTCGAGGAGCTGGACGCCTCCCGCGGCACCGGCGGCAACTTCGCGTTCTATCTCTCGGTGCCGCCGAAGTTCTTCCCCAAGGTCGTGCAGCAGCTGAAGAAGCACGGCCTGGCGAGCCCGCCCAGGGGTTCCTGGCGGCGCGCGGTCATCGAGAAGCCGTTCGGCCACGACCTGGCCAGCGCCATCGAGCTGAACGCGATCGTGCATGACGTGTTCGAGCCGGACCAGGTGTTCCGGATCGACCACTACCTCGGCAAGGAGACCGTCCAGAACATCCTGGCGCTGCGCTTCGCCAACCAGATGTACGAGCCGATCTGGAACCGCTCGTACGTCGACCATGTGCAGATCACCATGGCCGAGGACATCGGCATCGGCGGCCGGGCCGGCTACTACGACGGCATCGGCGCCGCCCGTGACGTCATCCAGAACCACCTGCTCCAGCTCATGGCTCTCACGGCGATGGAGGAGCCGATCGCCTTCGACGCGGACGCGCTGCTCACCGAGAAGCTGAAGGTGCTGAAGTCGGTGCGGCTGCCGGAGGACCTGGGCAAGCACACCGTGCGCGGCCAGTACGCCGAGGACTGGCAGGGCGGCGAGAAGGTGATCGGCTACCTCCAGGAAGACGGCATCGACCGCAAGTCGAAGACCGACACCTACGCGGCCGTCAAGCTGGGCATCGACAACCGCCGCTGGGCGGGCGTCCCCTTCTATCTGCGTACCGGCAAGCGTCTCGGCCGCCGGGTCACCGAGATCGCGGTGGTCTTCAAGCGGGCCCCGCACTCCCCGTTCGACTCCACCGCCACCGAGGAACTGGGCCAGAACGCGATCGTCATCCGCGTCCAGCCCGACGAGGGCATGACCGTCCGGTTCGGCTCCAAGGTGCCCGGCACGTCGATGGAGATCCGGGACGTGTCGATGGACTTCGCGTACGGCGAGTCGTTCACCGAGTCCAGCCCGGAGGCGTACGAGCGGCTCATCCTGGACGTGCTGCTCGGCGACGCGAATTTGTTCCCCCGTCACCAGGAAGTGGAAGAGTCCTGGAAGATCCTCGACCCGATCGAGGAGTACTGGGCGGCGCACGGCAGGCCGGCGCAGTACGCGTCGGGCAGCTGGGGACCCAGGGAAGCGGACGAGATGCTCGCACGAGACGGACGGAGCTGGCGCAGGCCATGA
- the tal gene encoding transaldolase, with amino-acid sequence MITVTEAIATPGALKRLADEGVSIWLDDLSRKRITSGSLADLVASGSAVGVTTNPSIFQAAIGSGEGYEEQLTDLAVRGVTVDEAVRMMTTADVRAAADILHSVYTGSQGRDGRVSIEVDPRLAHDTAATVAEAKQLAWLVDRPNVMIKIPATKAGLPAITEVIGLGISVNVTLIFSLERYREVMAAYLAGLEKARERGIDLSTIHSVASFFVSRVDSEIDKRLTVLGTQEALGLKGRAALANARLAYEAYEEVFASDRWLALGGDKANKQRPLWASTGVKDPAYKDTLYVDELVAPGTVNTMPEATLNAVADHGEITGDTVTGGYAQARADLAAVERLGISYDEVVQQLEDEGVAKFEAAWQELLDAVAKSLKSKGVDAR; translated from the coding sequence ATGATCACTGTGACCGAAGCAATCGCGACCCCGGGAGCCCTCAAGCGCCTCGCCGACGAGGGCGTGTCGATCTGGCTCGACGACCTGTCGCGGAAGCGGATCACCTCGGGCAGCCTCGCCGACCTGGTGGCGAGCGGCAGCGCCGTCGGTGTCACGACGAACCCGTCGATCTTCCAGGCCGCCATCGGCTCCGGCGAGGGCTACGAGGAGCAGCTCACCGACCTCGCCGTACGGGGGGTCACGGTCGACGAGGCCGTGCGGATGATGACGACCGCCGATGTGCGGGCTGCAGCCGATATTCTGCATTCTGTATACACCGGCTCCCAGGGGCGTGACGGCCGGGTCTCCATCGAGGTCGACCCGCGCCTCGCGCACGACACCGCGGCCACCGTCGCCGAGGCCAAGCAGCTCGCCTGGCTGGTCGACCGCCCCAACGTGATGATCAAGATCCCGGCCACCAAGGCGGGTCTGCCGGCGATCACCGAGGTCATCGGCCTCGGCATCAGCGTCAACGTCACGCTGATCTTCTCCCTGGAGCGCTACCGCGAGGTCATGGCCGCCTACCTGGCCGGCCTGGAGAAGGCCCGTGAGCGCGGTATCGACCTGTCCACGATCCACTCGGTGGCGTCCTTCTTCGTCTCCCGCGTGGACTCCGAGATCGACAAGCGGTTGACCGTCCTCGGCACCCAGGAGGCCCTCGGCCTCAAGGGCCGCGCGGCCCTCGCCAACGCCCGGCTCGCCTACGAGGCGTACGAGGAGGTCTTCGCCTCGGACCGCTGGCTGGCGCTCGGCGGGGACAAGGCGAACAAGCAGCGTCCGCTGTGGGCGTCCACCGGGGTGAAGGATCCCGCGTACAAGGACACCCTGTACGTGGACGAGCTGGTCGCGCCGGGCACCGTCAACACCATGCCGGAGGCCACCCTGAACGCCGTCGCCGACCACGGCGAGATCACGGGCGACACGGTGACCGGCGGCTACGCCCAGGCCCGCGCCGACCTGGCCGCCGTGGAGCGGCTCGGCATCTCCTACGACGAGGTCGTCCAGCAGCTGGAGGACGAGGGCGTCGCGAAGTTCGAGGCGGCCTGGCAGGAGCTGCTGGACGCCGTAGCGAAGTCCCTGAAGAGCAAGGGAGTTGACGCCCGATGA